The DNA region GGACATTCGGCTCATGTTCTTCTCGAAACAAGCGTCCATCTGCGGGCTGTTCGGATCTATGCCGGCGCAGAATGCAAGAGCGTCACCCGCACAATAGGTCTGCAGGTCCGCGTTTCCGCGTTCGGGCACCTGCGCTGAAGCGGGTGCCGTGATCGCGATGAGGCTGAAGGCGAGGATGAGGCTGCGCATTCCTGGTCCCTGACCAAAGCGGTTCGTTGACGCCTAACAAACCTAGCGCCGGTTTTATCCCTTCAGATCCCGAAACCGGATCCCAGCCCCGTCGTACCCCGGGTCGGTGAGAACGAGACGCCCCGCTTTCGTGATGCACACGTTCCATCGCGACCCAGGCCCCATCTCCGCCCAGCCACGCGTCACCAGCGACGGAACGAACACGTCATCACCGACCCGGAGCCGCCGTGTCTGCTCGAACTGGGCAAGCTCAACAAGCTGTCCGGTGGGTAACAGCGAGAGGAACAAGAGCACCCGCACCTGAGCGGCGTTGGGCCGGTTCACAGGCGCTAGCCCCGATCTCGCTGGATATAGGAGCCTATGACGCTGCCGATCAGGACGGTGGCGACTGCCAAGCAGATTAGCTCAATGCCGTCGACGACGAGGCTCGTCCGCTGAAGCAGGACCGGCCACACCATCAGAAGCATTCCCGCGATCGGAGTGCTCAAGGCGACGGTGGCGATCACGAACACGAGCCAGCGCGATATCCCACGTTCAAGACGCTGCTCTGGCGGCTTGTGCGCGCTGAGGCGTGTCATCTCTTCCGCTTCCGGAACCGGATCCCGGCCCCACCGTCGTTCTCAGGGATGAACTCCGGGCCGACGGTCACGACGAGGTCGCCCAGGTCAGAAGGGTCGCAACGGCGGCTGCAGTCAGGCAGTCTCCCAAAGCATCCTCCACGCCCGCAGTTTCTAAGGCCTTGGTCGCGCCGACGAAGACGATAGCGGCTCCGAGAGCCAGTAGCCGCCCCCTGATCGCGTTCATCCAGTCGGCTCGGCAGTCGCATCAGGCTCTTGAATGCTGAGCCACTCCAGCGCGGCTGGACGCGATTTGAAGACGTGCCGCTGGTTCGTGAACGGCGCCGGTCGCTTGATCGCCGGCATCTCGTCGAGCAGTTCAGCCGACCATGTGTCGGCCGGCCCACTGCGATGCACGTTCCGCACGAGGCTCGCGATCACGACGCCGTCACGAAGCACGTCGTAGCTGCCGGGCGCCAGTTGCTCGACGGTGTAGGTCATGGGCTTCATGGATAGGCTGTAGGGTCCCGAACTTCACAGGTCGGGGTTGGGGTGCATGCGGCGGACAGCTTACGCTGTGTCGAAGCGCTTTAGCGACGCCCGCTGTCAGCTCCCGGCTTCACCATCCGCTCCACGGCTTCCATTGCGCTCTCATGCGCCCTGGCCTCGCTGCGGTATGGGCGGTCGGAGCGCTCGATCAGCGTGCCGCTCCTGCGGATCGCCCATTGGAAGTGGCCCTCCGGCTTGGCGAGGGGCGAGACCTCGATGGAGTAGGGGTGCGGGACTTCGTCGGCCATCGATACCCTATGCCAGGGCCTATGCGATGACGCCACAGCCAAGGCGGCGTCATCGCGTGCGGGAGCAAGCCAGCTAAGACCTTAAACCGCCTTCAGGTTCGCGGCGCTCTCCTTGCCGCTGCGCCGGTCAGCCTCGACGTCGTAGGTGATCTTCTAACCCTCGATGAGGTTGCGCAAACCGGCGCGTTCGACCGCCGAGATGTGGACGAACACGTCCTTGCCGCCGCCGCTGTCAGGCTGGATGAAGCCGTAGCCCTTGGTCTCGTTGAACCACTTCACGGTGCCTGTAGCCATCGAGATATCCCGGTTGTCATCGACACGCAGACGCGACGTGCCTTGAAGCTCGAACTGGCTGCGTCGGCCGACCGTTCCGCGAACCTCCGTGTCGTCCTGTTATCCAGGCGAGCGCCTCACG from Methylobacterium sp. NMS14P includes:
- a CDS encoding 3',5'-cyclic-nucleotide phosphodiesterase, which translates into the protein MRSLILAFSLIAITAPASAQVPERGNADLQTYCAGDALAFCAGIDPNSPQMDACFEKNMSRMSPNCRRAIDAYKSAGGK